From a single Equus asinus isolate D_3611 breed Donkey chromosome 2, EquAss-T2T_v2, whole genome shotgun sequence genomic region:
- the CHST14 gene encoding carbohydrate sulfotransferase 14, giving the protein MFPRPLTPLAAPNGAEPLGRALRRPPLGRARAGLGGPPLLLPSMLMFAVIVASSGLLLMIERGILAEMKPLPLHPPNREGVAWRGTVLRPGRLSLDAGDSDLQVRQDVRNRTLRAVCGQPGMPRDPWDLPVGQRRTLLRHILVSDRYRFLYCYVPKVACSNWKRVLKVLAGVLDSVDVRLKMDHRNDLVFLADLRPEEIRYRLQHYFKFLFVRDPLERLLSAYRNKFGEIREYQQRYGAEIVRRYRAGAGPSPAGDDVTFPEFLRYLVDEDPERMNEHWMPVYHLCQPCAVRYDFVGSYERLEADANQVLEWVQAPPHVRFPARQSWYRPASPESLHYHLCSAPRALLQDVLPKYILDFSLFAYPLPNVTREACHQ; this is encoded by the coding sequence ATGTTCCCCCGCCCGCTGACCCCGCTGGCAGCCCCAAATGGCGCCGAGCCCCTGGGCCGGGCGCTGAGGCGGCCCCCACTGGGCAGGGCCCGGGCGGGGCTGGGGGGGCCGCCCCTGCTGCTGCCGTCCATGCTGATGTTCGCGGTGATCGTGGCCTCCAGCGGGCTGCTGCTCATGATCGAGCGGGGCATCCTGGCCGAGATGAAGCCCCTTCCCCTGCACCCTCCAAATCGCGAGGGTGTGGCCTGGCGCGGGACAGTCCTCAGGCCTGGGAGGCTGTCCCTGGATGCTGGGGACTCGGACTTGCAGGTGAGGCAGGACGTCCGGAATCGGACCTTGCGGGCAGTGTGCGGACAACCAGGCATGCCGCGGGACCCCTGGGACTTGCCAGTGGGGCAGCGGCGCACCCTGCTACGCCACATCCTCGTGAGTGACCGCTACCGCTTCCTGTACTGCTACGTCCCCAAGGTGGCTTGCTCTAACTGGAAGCGGGTGCTGAAGGTGCTGGCCGGCGTCCTGGACAGCGTGGACGTCCGCCTCAAGATGGACCACCGCAATGATCTGGTGTTCCTAGCAGACCTGCGGCCTGAGGAGATTCGCTACCGCCTGCAGCACTACTTCAAGTTCCTGTTTGTGCGGGACCCCTTGGAGCGCCTCCTCTCTGCTTACCGCAACAAGTTTGGCGAGATCCGAGAGTACCAACAGCGCTATGGCGCTGAGATCGTGCGGCGGTACAGGGCTGGAGCGGGCCCCAGCCCCGCAGGGGATGATGTCACCTTCCCGGAGTTTCTGAGATACCTGGTGGACGAGGACCCTGAGCGCATGAATGAGCATTGGATGCCCGTGTACCACCTGTGCCAGCCTTGTGCGGTGCGCTATGACTTTGTAGGCTCCTATGAGAGGCTGGAGGCTGATGCCAACCAGGTGCTGGAGTGGGTGCAGGCACCGCCCCATGTGCGATTCCCAGCTCGCCAGTCCTGGTACCGGCCGGCCAGCCCTGAAAGCCTGCACTACCACCTGTGCAGTGCTCCCCGGGCCCTGCTGCAGGACGTGCTACCTAAGTACATCCTGGACTTCTCCCTCTTCGCTTACCCACTGCCTAATGTCACCAGGGAGGCCTGCCACCAATGA